One Miscanthus floridulus cultivar M001 chromosome 11, ASM1932011v1, whole genome shotgun sequence DNA window includes the following coding sequences:
- the LOC136491247 gene encoding glutamate dehydrogenase 2, mitochondrial isoform X1: MNALAATSRNLRRASKLLGLDSKLEQSLLIPFREIKVECTIPKDDGSLASFVGFRVQHDNARGPMKGGIRYHPEVDPDEVNALAQLMTWKTAVAAVPYGGAKGGIGCSPGELSTSELERLTRVFTQKIHDLIGTHTDVPAPDMGTNAQTMAWMLDEYSKFHGHSPAVVTGKPIDLGGSLGRDAATGRGVMYATEALLAEYGKCISGSTFVIQGFGNVGSWAARLIHEKGGKIIAIGDVTGSIRNTSGIDIPALVKHRNEGHAMKDFHGAEVMDSTELLVHDCDVLVPCALGGVLNKNNAPDVKAKFIIEAANHPTDPEADEILAKKGVVVLPDIYANSGGVIVSYFEWVQNIQGFMWDEEKVNNELEKYMSSAFQHIKAMCKSLDCNLRMGAFTLGVNRVARATLLRGWEA; the protein is encoded by the exons ATGAACGCGCTCGCCGCCACCAGCCGCAACTTACGGCGGGCCTCGAAGCTGCTCGGCCTCGACTCGAAGCTCGAGCAGAGCCTGCTCATCCCGTTCCGGGAGATCAAG GTGGAATGCACCATCCCCAAAGACGACGGCAGCTTGGCGTCGTTCGTCGGCTTCCGCGTGCAGCATGACAACGCCCGCGGGCCGATGAAAGGCGGCATCCGCTATCATCCTGAG GTTGATCCAGATGAAGTAAACGCTCTTGCTCAACTCATGACATGGAAGACGGCCGTTGCAGCAGTTCCATATGGTGGAGCAAAGGGAGGGATCGGGTGCTCTCCTGGTGAACTAAGTACAAGTGAGTTGGAGCGGTTGACGCGAGTATTTACCCAGAAAATTCATGATCTTATCGGAACGCATACAGATGTCCCAGCTCCTGACATGGGGACCAATGCACAG ACCATGGCATGGATGTTGGATGAGTACTCGAAATTTCATGGTCACTCACCAGCAGTCGTCACAGGCAAGCCAATT GATCTTGGTGGATCATTGGGTAGGGATGCAGCAACAGGGCGAGGTGTCATGTATGCTACTGAGGCTCTACTTGCTGAATATGGAAAATGTATTTCTGGATCAACTTTTGTGATTCAA GGTTTTGGCAATGTTGGCTCGTGGGCTGCACGACTTATCCACGAGAAAGGTGGTAAGATTATTGCAATTGGAGATGTGACTGGTTCAATCAGAAACACGTCTGGTATAGATATACCTGCTTTGGTGAAGCATAGGAATGAAGGTCATGCCATGAAAGACTTTCATGGTGCAGAAGTTATGGATTCGACTGAGTTGCTAGTTCATGACTGTGATGTTCTTGTCCCCTGTGCCTTAGGTGGAGTTCTTAACAA GAATAATGCACCTGACGTGAAGGCCAAATTTATAATTGAAGCTGCTAACCATCCAACTGATCCAGAGGCAGATGAG ATTCTTGCCAAGAAGGGAGTAGTAGTATTACCTGATATCTATGCTAATTCAGGTGGTGTGATCGTTAGCTACTTTGAGTGGGTTCAG AACATTCAAGGTTTCATGTGGGATGAAGAGAAAGTGAACAATGAACTAGAGAAGTACATGAGCAGTGCTTTTCAACACATCAAGGCCATGTGCAAGAGTCTGGATTGCAACCTTAGGATGGGGGCATTCACCTTAGGAGTTAACAGGGTTGCCCGTGCCACCCTCTTGAGAGGCTGGGAGGCATGA
- the LOC136491247 gene encoding glutamate dehydrogenase 2, mitochondrial isoform X2 — MNALAATSRNLRRASKLLGLDSKLEQSLLIPFREIKVECTIPKDDGSLASFVGFRVQHDNARGPMKGGIRYHPEVDPDEVNALAQLMTWKTAVAAVPYGGAKGGIGCSPGELSTSELERLTRVFTQKIHDLIGTHTDVPAPDMGTNAQDLGGSLGRDAATGRGVMYATEALLAEYGKCISGSTFVIQGFGNVGSWAARLIHEKGGKIIAIGDVTGSIRNTSGIDIPALVKHRNEGHAMKDFHGAEVMDSTELLVHDCDVLVPCALGGVLNKNNAPDVKAKFIIEAANHPTDPEADEILAKKGVVVLPDIYANSGGVIVSYFEWVQNIQGFMWDEEKVNNELEKYMSSAFQHIKAMCKSLDCNLRMGAFTLGVNRVARATLLRGWEA; from the exons ATGAACGCGCTCGCCGCCACCAGCCGCAACTTACGGCGGGCCTCGAAGCTGCTCGGCCTCGACTCGAAGCTCGAGCAGAGCCTGCTCATCCCGTTCCGGGAGATCAAG GTGGAATGCACCATCCCCAAAGACGACGGCAGCTTGGCGTCGTTCGTCGGCTTCCGCGTGCAGCATGACAACGCCCGCGGGCCGATGAAAGGCGGCATCCGCTATCATCCTGAG GTTGATCCAGATGAAGTAAACGCTCTTGCTCAACTCATGACATGGAAGACGGCCGTTGCAGCAGTTCCATATGGTGGAGCAAAGGGAGGGATCGGGTGCTCTCCTGGTGAACTAAGTACAAGTGAGTTGGAGCGGTTGACGCGAGTATTTACCCAGAAAATTCATGATCTTATCGGAACGCATACAGATGTCCCAGCTCCTGACATGGGGACCAATGCACAG GATCTTGGTGGATCATTGGGTAGGGATGCAGCAACAGGGCGAGGTGTCATGTATGCTACTGAGGCTCTACTTGCTGAATATGGAAAATGTATTTCTGGATCAACTTTTGTGATTCAA GGTTTTGGCAATGTTGGCTCGTGGGCTGCACGACTTATCCACGAGAAAGGTGGTAAGATTATTGCAATTGGAGATGTGACTGGTTCAATCAGAAACACGTCTGGTATAGATATACCTGCTTTGGTGAAGCATAGGAATGAAGGTCATGCCATGAAAGACTTTCATGGTGCAGAAGTTATGGATTCGACTGAGTTGCTAGTTCATGACTGTGATGTTCTTGTCCCCTGTGCCTTAGGTGGAGTTCTTAACAA GAATAATGCACCTGACGTGAAGGCCAAATTTATAATTGAAGCTGCTAACCATCCAACTGATCCAGAGGCAGATGAG ATTCTTGCCAAGAAGGGAGTAGTAGTATTACCTGATATCTATGCTAATTCAGGTGGTGTGATCGTTAGCTACTTTGAGTGGGTTCAG AACATTCAAGGTTTCATGTGGGATGAAGAGAAAGTGAACAATGAACTAGAGAAGTACATGAGCAGTGCTTTTCAACACATCAAGGCCATGTGCAAGAGTCTGGATTGCAACCTTAGGATGGGGGCATTCACCTTAGGAGTTAACAGGGTTGCCCGTGCCACCCTCTTGAGAGGCTGGGAGGCATGA